Proteins encoded by one window of Tunturibacter psychrotolerans:
- a CDS encoding sodium:solute symporter family protein — MNLSIIDWLIMLVYFVFVLGIGFALKRYMRTSNDFFLAGRSIPAWVCGLAFISANLGAQEVIGMGASGAKYGIITSHFYWIGAIPAMVFVGIFMMPFYYGSKARSVPEYLRLRFDEKTRAVNAFSFAIMTVLSSGISMYAMALLIQTLGLLHGIIPDAYIFHVSVFLSAIIVLGYIFLGGLTSAIYNEVLQFFLIVAGFAPLVWIGLRNVGGWQGIKHTLPATMTHSWRGMAHASTNTLGVEWVGLAMGLGFVLSFGYWCTDFLVIQRAMAADSEVSARRVPLIAAIPKMFFPFLVILPGLIAVTVTSHMAGAGQEPAKHSYHSEVRERAATAAESAQLASAKSANIPLDEAHPHGIIPEKTDPVSGQPILDSHGNPVYNYDLAIPVMLLHFFPTGILGLGLTALLASFMSGMAGNVTAFNTVWTYDIYQAYINKKGTDAHYLWMGRMATIGGVALSVGAAYLVTNFNNIMDALQLVFSIVNAPLFATFLLGMFWKRTTGHGAFTGLIAGTGAALLHHGLTLPADATPGIHGGWIAIVHHYPSDMAQNFWTAIFAFTVNLLVTMAVSLATTPRPEAELVGLVYSLTPKPIDTHLSWYQKPAILGIVVLAMLIVLNLVFA; from the coding sequence GTGAATCTTTCCATCATTGACTGGCTCATCATGCTGGTCTACTTCGTCTTCGTTCTGGGCATCGGCTTCGCCCTCAAGCGCTACATGCGCACCTCGAACGACTTCTTCCTCGCTGGCCGCTCCATCCCGGCCTGGGTTTGCGGCCTCGCCTTCATCTCCGCCAACCTCGGAGCCCAAGAGGTCATCGGCATGGGTGCCTCGGGCGCGAAGTACGGCATCATCACCAGCCACTTCTACTGGATCGGTGCCATCCCAGCGATGGTCTTTGTCGGCATCTTCATGATGCCCTTCTACTACGGCTCAAAAGCCCGCTCCGTCCCCGAGTACCTCCGCCTGCGCTTCGACGAAAAGACCCGCGCCGTCAACGCCTTCTCCTTCGCCATCATGACCGTGCTCAGCTCCGGTATCTCCATGTACGCGATGGCGCTGCTCATCCAGACTCTCGGCCTCCTCCACGGCATCATCCCCGACGCCTACATCTTTCACGTCTCAGTCTTCTTATCGGCGATCATCGTCCTGGGCTATATCTTTCTCGGCGGCCTCACCAGCGCCATTTACAACGAGGTCCTTCAGTTCTTCCTCATCGTCGCCGGCTTTGCCCCCCTGGTCTGGATCGGCCTCCGCAACGTAGGCGGCTGGCAGGGAATCAAGCACACCCTCCCCGCCACAATGACCCACTCTTGGCGAGGCATGGCTCACGCCTCCACCAACACTCTCGGCGTCGAGTGGGTCGGTCTAGCCATGGGCCTCGGCTTCGTCCTCTCCTTCGGCTATTGGTGCACCGACTTCCTCGTCATCCAGCGTGCCATGGCCGCCGACTCCGAGGTCTCCGCCCGCCGCGTCCCCCTCATCGCCGCCATCCCGAAGATGTTTTTTCCCTTCCTGGTCATCCTCCCCGGCCTCATCGCCGTCACAGTCACCAGCCACATGGCCGGAGCAGGGCAGGAGCCTGCAAAACATAGCTATCATTCTGAGGTCAGAGAGCGTGCTGCCACTGCAGCAGAAAGCGCACAGTTAGCTTCAGCCAAATCCGCTAATATTCCCCTCGACGAAGCCCACCCTCACGGCATCATCCCCGAAAAGACCGACCCCGTAAGCGGCCAACCCATCCTCGACAGCCACGGCAACCCCGTCTACAACTACGACCTCGCCATCCCGGTCATGCTCCTGCACTTCTTCCCCACAGGAATCCTCGGCCTGGGCCTAACCGCGCTCCTCGCCAGCTTCATGTCCGGCATGGCCGGCAACGTCACAGCCTTCAACACCGTCTGGACCTACGACATCTACCAGGCCTACATCAACAAAAAGGGAACCGACGCCCACTATCTCTGGATGGGCCGCATGGCCACGATCGGAGGCGTCGCCCTCTCTGTCGGCGCAGCCTACCTCGTCACCAACTTCAACAACATCATGGACGCGCTCCAGCTCGTCTTCTCCATCGTCAACGCGCCCCTCTTCGCCACCTTCCTACTAGGCATGTTCTGGAAGCGGACGACAGGCCACGGTGCATTTACAGGATTGATCGCAGGCACCGGCGCAGCCCTCCTCCACCACGGCCTTACCCTCCCCGCCGACGCGACGCCGGGCATCCACGGTGGCTGGATCGCAATCGTCCACCACTACCCCAGCGACATGGCCCAGAACTTCTGGACCGCCATCTTCGCCTTCACGGTCAATCTTCTGGTCACGATGGCGGTCTCGCTCGCCACCACCCCGCGCCCCGAGGCCGAGCTCGTGGGCCTGGTCTACTCCCTCACCCCCAAGCCTATCGACACCCACCTGAGCTGGTACCAGAAGCCCGCAATTCTCGGCATCGTCGTCCTCGCCATGCTCATCGTCCTCAACCTTGTCTTCGCTTAA